The stretch of DNA TGGAACGTCTCGTAAGCGCCGCGCTCGTCAGCCAGGTCGCAGGAAGCCTGGATCGCGTAGTAGCTGACCGCTTCCATCGACTTGTCGGCGAATTCGACGGCAGCGTCGGAACCGTAAGGGATGTGTTGCAGGTACAGCGCGTCCTGGAAGCCCATGATGCCCAGACCGACCGGACGGTGCTTGAAGTTGGAGTTCTTCGCTTGTGGCACCGAGTAGTAGTTGATGTCGATAACGTTATCGAGCATGCGCACGGCGGTGTTCACGGTGCGTTCCAGCTTGGCGGTGTCCAGCTTGCCGTTGACGATGTGGTTCGGCAGGTTGATCGAGCCCAGGTTGCAAACGGCGATCTCGTCCTTGTTGGTGTTCAAGGTGATCTCGGTGCACAGGTTCGAGCTGTGAACCACGCCGACGTGCTGCTGCGGGCTGCGCAGGTTGCACGGGTCTTTGAAAGTCAGCCATGGGTGGCCGGTTTCGAACAGCATGGAGAGCATTTTGCGCCACAGGTCTTTGGCCTGGATGGTCTTGAACAGCTTGACCTTGCCTGGGTACTCGGTCAGGGCTTCGTAGTACTCGTAACGCTCTTCGAAGGCTTTACCGGTCAGGTCGTGCAGGTCCGGTACTTCGGATGGCGAGAACAGGGTCCACTTGCCGTCATCGAAGACGCGCTTCATGAACAGGTCAGGGATCCAGTTGGCAGTGTTCATGTCGTGGGTACGACGACGATCATCACCGGTGTTCTTGCGCAGTTCGATGAACTCTTCGATGTCCATGTGCCAGGTTTCCAGGTAGGCACACACAGCGCCCTTGCGCTTGCCACCCTGGTTAACGGCTACAGCGGTGTCGTTCACTACTTTGAGGAACGGAACCACGCCTTGGGATTTGCCGTTGGTGCCCTTGATGTACGAACCCAGAGCACGAACAGGCGTCCAGTCGTTGCCCAGGCCGCCAGCGAATTTGGACAACATGGCGTTGTCGTGGATCGCGTGGTAGATACCCGACAGGTCATCCGGCACGGTGGTCAGGTAGCAGCTCGACAGCTGTGGACGCAGAGTACCGGCGTTGAACAGGGTCGGGGTCGACGACATGTAGTCGAAGGACGACAGCAGGTTGTAGAACTCGATCGCACGGTCTTCTTTGTGCTTCTCTTCGATCGCCAGGCCCATGGCCACACGCATGAAGAAGATCTGCGGCAGTTCGAAACGCACGCCATCCTTGTGGATGAAGTAACGGTCGTACAGGGTTTGCAGGCCCAGGTAGGTGAATTGCTGATCACGCTCGTGGTTGATCGCCTTGCCCAGTTTTTCCAGGTCGAAGGAGGCCAGCACAGGGTTCAGCAGTTCGAACTCGATACCTTTGGCGATGTAAGCCGGCAGTGCCTTGGCATACAGGTCGGCCATTTCGTGGTGAGTGGCGCTTTCGGCCACGCCCAGGAAGCCCAGGCCTTCGGCACGCAGGGTGTCCATCAGCAGCCGGGCGGTCACGAACGAGTAGTTCGGCTCGCGCTCAACCAGCGTACGGGCGGTCATCACCAGTGCGGTGTTGACGTCGGTCAGGGCCACGCCGTCGTACAGGTTTTTCAGGGTTTCGCGCTGGATCAGGTCGCCGTCGACTTCTTCCAGACCTTCGCACGCTTCGGTGACGATGGTGTTCAGGCGGCCCATGTCCAGCGGCGCCAGGCTACCGTCGGCACGGGTGATGCGGATCGACGGGTGCGCGTTGACCGCTTCTTCGGCCGGAGCGTGGGCTGCGCGTTCTTTCGAACGACCGTCACGGTAGATCACGTAGTCGCGAGCAACTTTCTGCTCGCCGGCACGCATCAGGGCCAGTTCGACCTGATCCTGGATTTCTTCGATGTGGATGGTGCCGCCCGAAGGCATGCGACGCTTGAAGGTCGCGGTGACTTGTTCGGTCAGGCGGGCCACGGTGTCGTGGATTCGCGACGAAGCGGCAGCGGTGCCGCCCTCAACTGCGAGAAACGCTTTGGTGATAGCGACGGTGATCTTGTCATCGGTGTAAGGAACGACAGTGCCATTACGCTTGATCACGCGCAGTTGACCAGGCGCGGTGGCAGCCAGATCCGAATTCGAATCGGCGGCCTGCGGCAAGGTGCCCTGCGGGTTCTCGCGAGTTGTGTCGGTTTGCATGGGTGTCTCCACGTTCTCTATGTTTGTTTGGGCACCATCAAGGTGCCCACCGTTCCGTCCTGAAGCACTACAACCGGCACGCGCCGGGTATAACGACTTCGGGACAGTTCAGGAAGGGGGCCTTATGGGCGCCGCTTCCATGCCGAAGTCTTCGGTGCACGCGATACGCGTGAGACCGCATTCCTTTCGGGGAGCAGATTCGTCACTGCAACACCCGTACCGTTATCGTCGTGGTCGACTGAAAAACGGTAGCCATCCGCAGGCGCGGTTTGGGCTTTCGAAAATACGTTTGGTTCAACCCGACAATGGCAATAAAAAGCCTTGAATTCACTGTCCGGTTTGTGTTTGGTTTTTTGTGCAAACCCCTACATGTAGGGTTTTTTTACGCACGGGCTACAAGATAATGCGTTTTAGGGGGGGAATGCAACGGACAGCCTGTGGATAACCCTGTGCGTAAATTGTGTGCGAAATGGCGAAGCAGCGTGTAGGCCGCGAACCTGCTGAGCTAGACCGTTTGTCACTGTTTTTCACTTGGGAAAAACGCTTCAGCGGATTTTTAAGGGCGCGAACCCTATCACAAAAAACCGCCTTGTCCGAACGCATTTGGCGACTTGTGTTCTGGCTGTACGCCGTTTATACAATCGAGCGGTGTTTACCCATTCTTATCCTCCCGAAAGATGACAAAAAGACGGGAGGATTCAGAAAAAACTGTAGGAGCGAGCCTGCTCGCAATGATGGCGGCACATTGGATTTGATGTCGACTGACCCACCGCTATCGCGAGCAGGCTCACTCCTGCAGGGGAAGGTGTCTGGTGGGGCAATCGTCTCCTTTATAAATAAAAAATAGAAAAGCAGAGGTCACCGGTGGAGCAAGAAGCGTGGCAGGTATTGATAGTCGAGGACGACCAGCGTCTGGCCGAACTCACCCGCGAATACCTGCAAGCCAATGGATTGCGCGTGGAGATCGAAGGCAACGGCGCACTGGCAGCGGCGCGGATCATCAAAGAGCAGCCGGACCTGGTGATCCTCGACCTGATGCTGCCCGGTGAAGACGGCCTGAGCATCTGCCGCAAGGTTCGTGACCGCTATGACGGGCCGATCCTGATGCTCACCGCCCGCACCGACGATGCCGACCAGATCCAGGGGCTGGATCTCGGCGCTGACGATTACGTGTGCAAACCCGTGCGTCCACGGTTGTTGCTGGCGCGGATCCAGGCCTTGCTGCGACGCAGTGACACGGCCGAACCTCTCGCGGAAAAAAGCCGTCGTCTGCAGTTCGGCCCGCTGGTGGTGGACAACGCCTTGCGCGAAGCCTGGCTCAGTGACAGCGGCATCGAACTGACCAGCGCCGAGTTTGACCTGCTCTGGCTGCTGGTGTCGAATGCCGGGCGAATCCTGTCTCGCGAAGAAATCTTCACCGCGCTGCGCGGCATCGGCTACGACGGCCAGGACCGTTCGATCGACGTGCGCATCTCGCGCATCCGCCCGAAAATCGGCGATGACCCCGACCACCCGCGCCTGATCAAGACCATCCGCAGCAAAGGCTATTTGTTCGTCCCGGAAGCTTGCGTGGATCTGGCCTTGTGAACTCGATCTTCCTGCGCATCTACGGCGGCATGTGCGCGGCGCTGATTCTGGTGGCGGTGCTCGGCGTGCTGGCGCTGCATCTGCTCAATCAGGTGCGCAGCGAGCAGTACCGCGAGCGCCTGGCCCACGGTACGTTTTCACTGATGGCCGACAATCTGCAACCGATGAACGAAACCGAGCGCCATCGGGCGCTGCTGGTGTGGGAGCGATTGCTGGGGATTCCGCTGGCGTTGAAGAAGTTTTCCGAGACCGATCTGGATCTGTCCCAGCGCACTCGGGTGCAGCACGGTCAGGCGCTGGTGGAGCAGACCGGCCCGCATGCGGCGCGGGTCTATCGGCTGGTCAGCGATAAAGAGCAACTGGTGCTCACCGGCGACGTGCAGCAGATCAGCGAGCAGTTAGCGCGGGCGACTATTTACCTGTTGGCCGATGAGCTGGTGCGTTTCCCCGTCGGCGAACAGCCCAAGCGGCTGGCACAGTTAAAGGAAGAGAAGGGCTTCGGTTTCGATCTGCGCCTGGTCACGGTGAGCGAAGCCGACATGGACGAAGACCAGAGCCGTCGCGTGTCCGAGGGCGATACGGTGATGGCGCTGGGCAAGGGGGGGGACTCGATCCGGGTGTTTGCCGGCATGGTCGGTACACCGTGGGTGCTGGAGATCGGCCCGCTGTATCAGATGAATCCATACCCGCCGCAATGGCTGGTGCTGATCGCTGCCCTCGGCCTGAGCCTGATCGGTCTGATCGTTTATCTGCTGGTGCGTCAGCTCGAACGGCGTTTGCGCGGCCTGGAAGCGGCGGCCACGCGCATTGCCAAGGGCAGCCTGGAAACCCGTGTGCCGGCCCGGGGCGCCGATTCGGTGGGGCGCCTGGCGTCGGCATTCAACGGCATGGCCGAGCACTTGCAGCAGTTGCTGGCGATCCAGCGTGAGCTGGTGCGTGCGGTGTCCCATGAGCTGCGTACGCCGGTGGCGCGCCTGCGTTTCGGGCTGGAGATGATCGGCTCGGCGACCACCCCGCAGGCGCTGGAAAAGTACCGTGAGGGCATGGACCACGACATCGAGGACCTCGATAAGCTGGTCGACGAAATGCTCACCTATGCGCGGCTGGAACAGGGTTCCCCAGCGCTGACCTTTCAACGGATCGATCTTGATGCACTGGTCAATCAGGTGATCGAAGAGCTGGCGCCGTTGCGCGCCGAGGTCACGGTGCAGCGCGGGTTGTGCTTGTCAGCGGCGGATAACGACGGCGCCTGGGTCGAGGCCGAACCGCGCTTCCTGCACCGGGCGTTGCAGAATCTGGTGAGCAATGCGATGCGCCATGCACGCTCGAACGTGACGGTGAGTTATCAGGTCGGGCAGTTGCGCTGTCGGGTGGATGTCGAGGATGACGGGCCGGGTGTGCCGGAGTCGGCTTGGGAGCGCATCTTCACCCCGTTCCTGCGTCTGGATGACAGTCGCACCCGGGCGTCAGGCGGGCATGGCCTGGGGCTGTCGATTGTGCGGCGGATCATCCACTGGCACGACGGCCGGGCGCTGATCAACAAGAGCAAGAGTCTGGGTGGGGCTTGTTTCAGTCTGAGCTGGCCGCGCCATCAGGAACGCCGCTGAGTTTTGTGGCAACCGTGATGCCGCCTTCGCGAGCAGGCTCGCTCCCACGGGGGAATGCATTTCAAAGTGTGGGAGCGAGCTGAACGGGTCAAGTAATCCCGGACACCGATTACGCCTTCGCGAGCAAGCTCGTTCCCGCAGGGGGGCGCATTTCAAAATGTGGGAGCGGGCTTGCTCGCGAAGGCGGCGGAGCAGTCGCTGAAAAATCTTCAGGCAGGAATGCTGACCAGACTCAACAACTGCCCGTCCTGCACACCAAATTGCGCATCAAGCTCGGTGCCGTTACGCCATTCGCTCGACAAATCCGTCAACAACCGCAAGCGCACCTGACCTTGTTCCGTCCACTCCAGCACTTCAGCGTGCTCGAAGTAAAAGCGTTTTTGCACAATCGGGTACAGCGCCTTGAACAGGCTCTCTTTCACCGAAAACGTCAGCGTCACCCATAACCCCAGTTGCTCGCGCGAGCCGGCGGCCATGCGCTGCAGTTCCGCTGGAGTCAGGATTTCTGCGGACAGGCGTTCGGCGCGATCATTGTCGAGCAGGTTTTCCAGGTCCATGCCCAAACCGCGCCAGTGCTGTTTATTGGCGACGATCGCTGCGGCGCGCCCGGTGCTGTGGGTGATCGAGCCGCAGATGTGCGCCGGCCACACCGGGGCGCGATCTTCACCGATCGCCGGGATCACGCTTGAGCCTTCGAGCTGCTGCAACGCGGCCCGGGCGCAGATCCGCCCGGCGAGAAACTCGGCCTGACGCTTGGCCACCGAGCGCTGAATGCTCGGCGGCGGCTCGACTGCGCTGCGCTGAAAGTCATCGCCCAGCAGTTGTTTCGGGTCGAAGTGGGTGCTGAGCAGCACGGTGTCAGGCAAGACCGTCGGCAACGGCCAGTGGCTGTCGAGTGGGGTGCAGCAGGCGGGGAGGGCGGGGGTGAGATTCATGGCGGGCATTTTGCCGGTTAGTCGGGGCAAGGTCGAGATCGGTGGTGCGGCTTTCGCGAGCGAGCTCCCACACTGGATCTGCGTCGATCACAAATCCCTTGTGGGAGCGAGCCTGCTCGCGAAGGCCGCGCCGCGACGTCTCAGATCAGCTGAAGATATTCAGGAAAAACGCCTTCATGTCCGCCCACGATTTTTCATCGGCGGCCTTGTTGTAACCGATATCCGGGCCACCGTGATCGCCGTGGCTCAAGCGATCGGCGTCGGGATTGGTGAAGCCGTGCTTGGCGCCATCCAGGCTGACGAATTTGTAGACGGCGCCGGCCTTGTCCATTTCCGCCTTGAACGCGGTGACGTTATCCGCCGTCACCATGCTGTCGAGGGCACCATGCTCGACCAGAATCTTCGCCTTCACACTGCCCGGCGTGGCCGGGGTGGTGGTCGCCAGCGCGCCATGGAAACTGACCACGCCTGCCAGTGGCTCGCCTTGACGCGCCGCGTTGAGCACCACGCCACCGCCGAAGCAATAGCCGATGGCGGCGATTTTATTCACATCGGTCTGCGGCTGTTTCTTCAGCAGATCCAGCCCGGCCTCGAAGCGCTTGCTGGACGCGGTGGCATCCTGGGTCGCGGCCTGCATGAACGCCATCGCATCTTTCGGGTGCTCGGTGTTCTTGCCTTCGCCGTACATGTCGATCGCCAGCGCGCTGTAACCCAGTTCGGCGAGGTCGCGGGCGCGGCGCTTGGCGTAATCGTTCAGGCCCCACCATTCGTGCACCACCACCACGCCCGGGCGCTTGCCCTTGATCGCGTCGTCGTAGGCGTAGTAGCCGATCAGTTTTGTGCCGTCGGCGCTCTGGTAGGGAATCTCCTGAGTCTTGATCGCAGCGTTGGCCAGGCTGCTGGCAGCGAGCAGGGCGAGGGCGAGGAACAGGCGCATGGTCGGTCTCCTTATCGAAAAGTGGTCAGGACAGCCTAGTCGATTTGATTCAGCGCAGGTTCAGAGAGCGTTCAGGGGAGGTACAGGGGCAGGTCAGTAACCTTGCGCCATACCAAACAGCACTGTGAAAGAGGAAACTCGATGACTCGTCTGAACAAACTGCTGCTGGCTTTTACCTTGTTGGGCTCCAGCATTGCGGCACATGCCGATGACACCACTAACTTCGCCGGCCTGACGTTCGGCCAGACCAGTGACAAGGTCAAAAAGTCCCACGCACTGAACGACAACCTCGGCCACCCGGACGCCAGCGGCGCGATCGACGGCAACAACACCTACGGCGTGCGCCTGGGGCAGCAAAACTCGCAAGGTCGCTACTACGCCACCTACGACAACGTGTCCGGTTCGCACAATGGCATTAAACTGCGCCAGGAAAACCTGCTGGGCAGCTACGATCTGTTCTATCCAGTGGGCGGCAGCACCCAATTGTTCGGTGGTGCAACGGCCGGTTTGACCAAGCTGACTCAGGAATCGCCAGGCTACAGCCGTGACAGCGACATCGGTTACACCGTCGGCGGCCAGGTCGGTGTGCTGCAGCAAGTGGCGCAAAACGTTTCGGTCGAACTCGGTTACCGTTACCTGATGAGCAACGCCAGCACTGAAATGAAAGAGCGCGGCGGCAGCAAGCAAGGCTCGCTGGACTTGACCAGCAGCGCCCAGACTTACCTGTCGGCCAACTACGCTTTCTAGAAAAGCGATTCGCGAGGGCAAGTGCCAGGCGAAATCAGGGTGGGAGCGGGCTTGCTCGCGAAGGCGATGGTTCAGTCGACATCTACGTTGACTGAACCATCGCCTTCGCGAGCAGGCTCGCTCCCACAGGTGTGTTGTTGGCGTTATCGATTTACCCGGGAGAGCGTTATGAAACTGTTGGTCGTCGAAGATGAAGCGCTGTT from Pseudomonas sp. P8_229 encodes:
- a CDS encoding ribonucleoside-diphosphate reductase subunit alpha, with product MQTDTTRENPQGTLPQAADSNSDLAATAPGQLRVIKRNGTVVPYTDDKITVAITKAFLAVEGGTAAASSRIHDTVARLTEQVTATFKRRMPSGGTIHIEEIQDQVELALMRAGEQKVARDYVIYRDGRSKERAAHAPAEEAVNAHPSIRITRADGSLAPLDMGRLNTIVTEACEGLEEVDGDLIQRETLKNLYDGVALTDVNTALVMTARTLVEREPNYSFVTARLLMDTLRAEGLGFLGVAESATHHEMADLYAKALPAYIAKGIEFELLNPVLASFDLEKLGKAINHERDQQFTYLGLQTLYDRYFIHKDGVRFELPQIFFMRVAMGLAIEEKHKEDRAIEFYNLLSSFDYMSSTPTLFNAGTLRPQLSSCYLTTVPDDLSGIYHAIHDNAMLSKFAGGLGNDWTPVRALGSYIKGTNGKSQGVVPFLKVVNDTAVAVNQGGKRKGAVCAYLETWHMDIEEFIELRKNTGDDRRRTHDMNTANWIPDLFMKRVFDDGKWTLFSPSEVPDLHDLTGKAFEERYEYYEALTEYPGKVKLFKTIQAKDLWRKMLSMLFETGHPWLTFKDPCNLRSPQQHVGVVHSSNLCTEITLNTNKDEIAVCNLGSINLPNHIVNGKLDTAKLERTVNTAVRMLDNVIDINYYSVPQAKNSNFKHRPVGLGIMGFQDALYLQHIPYGSDAAVEFADKSMEAVSYYAIQASCDLADERGAYETFQGSLWSKGILPLDSQQILIEARGQKYIDVDLNETLDWAPVRARVQKGIRNSNIMAIAPTATIANITGVSQSIEPTYQNLYVKSNLSGEFTVINPYLVRDLKARGLWDSVMINDLKYYDGSVQQIERIPQELKELYATAFEVDTKWIVDAASRRQKWIDQAQSLNLYIAGASGKKLDVTYRMAWYRGLKTTYYLRALAATSTEKSTINTGKLNAVSSGGNHGDDSVLAAPAGPAPVPKACAIDEPDCEACQ
- a CDS encoding response regulator; translation: MEQEAWQVLIVEDDQRLAELTREYLQANGLRVEIEGNGALAAARIIKEQPDLVILDLMLPGEDGLSICRKVRDRYDGPILMLTARTDDADQIQGLDLGADDYVCKPVRPRLLLARIQALLRRSDTAEPLAEKSRRLQFGPLVVDNALREAWLSDSGIELTSAEFDLLWLLVSNAGRILSREEIFTALRGIGYDGQDRSIDVRISRIRPKIGDDPDHPRLIKTIRSKGYLFVPEACVDLAL
- a CDS encoding ATP-binding protein yields the protein MNSIFLRIYGGMCAALILVAVLGVLALHLLNQVRSEQYRERLAHGTFSLMADNLQPMNETERHRALLVWERLLGIPLALKKFSETDLDLSQRTRVQHGQALVEQTGPHAARVYRLVSDKEQLVLTGDVQQISEQLARATIYLLADELVRFPVGEQPKRLAQLKEEKGFGFDLRLVTVSEADMDEDQSRRVSEGDTVMALGKGGDSIRVFAGMVGTPWVLEIGPLYQMNPYPPQWLVLIAALGLSLIGLIVYLLVRQLERRLRGLEAAATRIAKGSLETRVPARGADSVGRLASAFNGMAEHLQQLLAIQRELVRAVSHELRTPVARLRFGLEMIGSATTPQALEKYREGMDHDIEDLDKLVDEMLTYARLEQGSPALTFQRIDLDALVNQVIEELAPLRAEVTVQRGLCLSAADNDGAWVEAEPRFLHRALQNLVSNAMRHARSNVTVSYQVGQLRCRVDVEDDGPGVPESAWERIFTPFLRLDDSRTRASGGHGLGLSIVRRIIHWHDGRALINKSKSLGGACFSLSWPRHQERR
- a CDS encoding 4'-phosphopantetheinyl transferase family protein; the encoded protein is MNLTPALPACCTPLDSHWPLPTVLPDTVLLSTHFDPKQLLGDDFQRSAVEPPPSIQRSVAKRQAEFLAGRICARAALQQLEGSSVIPAIGEDRAPVWPAHICGSITHSTGRAAAIVANKQHWRGLGMDLENLLDNDRAERLSAEILTPAELQRMAAGSREQLGLWVTLTFSVKESLFKALYPIVQKRFYFEHAEVLEWTEQGQVRLRLLTDLSSEWRNGTELDAQFGVQDGQLLSLVSIPA
- a CDS encoding dienelactone hydrolase family protein gives rise to the protein MRLFLALALLAASSLANAAIKTQEIPYQSADGTKLIGYYAYDDAIKGKRPGVVVVHEWWGLNDYAKRRARDLAELGYSALAIDMYGEGKNTEHPKDAMAFMQAATQDATASSKRFEAGLDLLKKQPQTDVNKIAAIGYCFGGGVVLNAARQGEPLAGVVSFHGALATTTPATPGSVKAKILVEHGALDSMVTADNVTAFKAEMDKAGAVYKFVSLDGAKHGFTNPDADRLSHGDHGGPDIGYNKAADEKSWADMKAFFLNIFS